A single genomic interval of Microbacterium sp. zg-Y1090 harbors:
- the pheT gene encoding phenylalanine--tRNA ligase subunit beta yields MRVPLSWLREYVDVPADATPEDVLAALVSVGFEEEDVHGFDLQGPIVVGQVVEFVEEPQSNGKTIRWCQVDVGEANGGVRGIVCGARNFFAGDKVVVTLPGAVLPGPFPIAARKTYGHVSDGMIASAKELGLGDEHSGILRLVELGLDPQVGTDAIALLGLDDVAVEINVTPDRGYALSMRGVAREYSHATGAAFRDPGEREWGELQQPVEGFAVAVDDQAPIRGHLGASEFVVRIVRDVDPTKPTPPWMVARLTLAGIRSLGILIDITNYVMLELGNPIHGYDLDRLQGGITVRRAHEGEKLTTLDGKERTLSPEDLLITDESGPIGLAGVMGGGTTEMTDATRNVLIEAAIFDTVSIARTARRHKLPSEASRRFERGVDPLIPFVAARRVADLMVEYAGGTLDTEVGGALFADVHIAGIELPKPFVPGLIGVDYSDAEIVGALETIGCEVTETAQGWVVIPPSWRPDLTDAWTLAEEVARIHGYDRIPSVLPVPPSGRGLTPAQSGRRRVANALAAAGYTETPSFPFTTAEQNDLHGSASGEHLPSVKLANPLDGQAPFLRRSLVPGLLQVAHRNLARGFGDLALFETGAVFLPEPGVAYGTDHVPPLAVRPDAATLAALDASIPPQPRHVAVLLTGQRVAKQPGQSAEAFDLGDALDAVRTIAVAAGVTIDVAQGERAALHPGRTGVLAVGDIEVGYVGEVLPAVSEAADLPGRVIVAEIDLDRVLSLAGDRVVVASLSGYPAATQDVSLVVPAETPASAVRAALVDGAGDLLESLRLVDDYRGAGLPDGAKSLTFALRFRAPDRTLTAAEATEAKLAGVAVAADRLGAAIRE; encoded by the coding sequence ATGCGCGTTCCGCTCTCGTGGCTGCGTGAATACGTCGACGTCCCGGCGGATGCCACGCCCGAGGATGTCCTCGCGGCGCTGGTGTCGGTGGGCTTCGAAGAGGAGGACGTGCACGGCTTCGACCTGCAGGGCCCGATCGTCGTCGGCCAGGTGGTCGAGTTCGTCGAGGAGCCCCAGTCCAACGGCAAGACGATCCGCTGGTGTCAGGTCGACGTCGGCGAGGCCAACGGGGGAGTGCGCGGCATCGTCTGCGGCGCCCGCAACTTCTTCGCCGGCGACAAGGTCGTCGTGACCCTGCCGGGTGCCGTGCTGCCGGGGCCCTTCCCGATCGCGGCGCGCAAGACGTACGGCCACGTGTCGGACGGCATGATCGCCTCGGCGAAGGAGCTGGGGCTCGGTGACGAGCACAGCGGCATCCTGCGCCTGGTGGAGCTGGGCCTCGACCCCCAGGTGGGGACGGATGCCATCGCCCTGCTGGGCCTGGACGACGTCGCCGTCGAGATCAACGTCACGCCCGACCGCGGGTACGCGCTGTCGATGCGCGGCGTGGCGCGCGAGTACTCGCACGCCACCGGTGCGGCGTTCCGCGACCCGGGCGAGCGGGAATGGGGCGAGCTGCAGCAGCCGGTGGAGGGCTTCGCCGTCGCCGTGGATGACCAGGCGCCCATCCGCGGGCACCTGGGGGCGAGCGAGTTCGTCGTGCGGATCGTCCGTGACGTCGACCCCACCAAGCCGACACCGCCGTGGATGGTCGCGCGGCTGACGCTCGCCGGCATCCGGTCGCTCGGCATCCTGATCGACATCACCAACTACGTGATGCTCGAGCTCGGCAACCCGATCCACGGCTACGACCTCGACCGCCTGCAGGGCGGCATCACGGTGCGCCGGGCGCACGAGGGCGAGAAGCTCACGACGCTCGACGGCAAGGAGCGCACGCTCAGCCCCGAGGACCTGCTCATCACCGACGAGTCCGGCCCCATCGGCCTCGCCGGCGTGATGGGCGGCGGCACGACCGAGATGACCGATGCGACGCGCAACGTGCTCATCGAAGCCGCGATCTTCGACACCGTCTCGATCGCGCGCACCGCCCGGCGGCACAAGCTGCCCTCCGAGGCGTCGCGTCGCTTCGAGCGCGGCGTGGATCCGCTCATCCCGTTCGTCGCCGCCCGGCGCGTGGCCGACCTGATGGTGGAGTACGCCGGTGGCACGCTCGACACCGAGGTCGGCGGCGCGCTGTTCGCCGACGTGCACATCGCCGGCATCGAGCTGCCGAAGCCCTTCGTCCCGGGGCTCATCGGCGTGGACTACAGCGATGCGGAGATCGTCGGCGCGCTGGAGACGATCGGCTGCGAGGTGACCGAGACCGCCCAGGGGTGGGTCGTCATCCCGCCGTCGTGGCGTCCCGACCTCACCGACGCGTGGACCCTCGCCGAGGAGGTCGCCCGCATCCACGGCTACGACCGCATCCCCTCCGTGCTGCCGGTGCCGCCGTCGGGCCGCGGGCTGACGCCCGCGCAGTCCGGTCGGCGCCGGGTGGCGAACGCGCTGGCAGCCGCCGGGTACACCGAGACGCCGTCGTTCCCGTTCACGACCGCCGAGCAGAACGACCTGCACGGGTCGGCGTCGGGGGAGCACCTGCCCAGCGTCAAGCTCGCCAACCCGCTCGACGGTCAGGCCCCGTTCCTGCGTCGTTCGCTCGTGCCGGGTCTCCTGCAGGTGGCGCACCGCAACCTGGCGCGCGGGTTCGGCGACCTCGCGCTGTTCGAGACCGGCGCGGTGTTCCTGCCTGAGCCCGGTGTCGCCTACGGCACCGACCACGTGCCGCCGCTGGCGGTGCGCCCGGATGCCGCCACGCTCGCGGCCCTCGACGCGTCGATTCCGCCGCAGCCGCGTCACGTCGCCGTGCTGCTGACCGGCCAGCGTGTCGCGAAGCAGCCCGGGCAGTCCGCCGAGGCGTTCGATCTGGGCGATGCGCTGGATGCCGTCCGCACCATCGCGGTGGCCGCGGGTGTCACGATCGATGTCGCCCAGGGCGAGCGTGCCGCGCTGCACCCGGGACGCACCGGCGTGCTGGCTGTCGGCGACATCGAGGTGGGGTACGTCGGCGAGGTGCTGCCGGCCGTCTCTGAGGCCGCCGACCTGCCGGGCCGCGTGATCGTCGCCGAGATCGACCTCGACCGCGTGCTGTCGCTCGCGGGCGACCGTGTCGTGGTCGCGTCGCTGTCGGGGTACCCCGCGGCGACCCAGGACGTCTCGCTCGTCGTGCCTGCCGAGACGCCGGCATCCGCCGTGCGCGCCGCGCTGGTCGACGGGGCGGGCGACCTGCTGGAGTCCCTGCGGCTGGTGGACGACTACCGCGGGGCGGGGCTTCCCGACGGGGCGAAAAGCCTCACGTTCGCGCTGCGGTTCCGCGCGCCCGACCGCACGCTGACCGCGGCGGAGGCCACCGAGGCGAAGCTCGCCGGGGTCGCCGTCGCCGCCGACCGCCTGGGAGCCGCCATCCGCGAGTGA